From a region of the Apis mellifera strain DH4 linkage group LG2, Amel_HAv3.1, whole genome shotgun sequence genome:
- the TpnI gene encoding troponin I isoform X18, translating to MADDEEKKRKQAETDRKRAEVRARLEEASKAKKAKKGFMTPDRKKKLRLLLRKKAAEELKKEQERKAAERRRIIEERCGKPKNVDDASEESLKRVLREYHNRITALEDQKFDLEYVVKKKDYEIADLNSQVNDLRGKFMKPTLKKVSKYENKFAKLQKKAAEFNFRNQLKQVKKKEFTLEEEDKEPKKSEKAEWQTKK from the exons ATGGCGGACGACGAG gaaaagaagaggaaacagGCGGAGACGGACAGAAAGAGGGCGGAGGTCCGCGCCCGTCTCGAAGAGGCTTCCAAAGCCAAGAAGGCGAAGAAGGGTTTCATGACCCCTGACAGGAAGAAGAAGCTTAGG TTGTTGCTGCGTAAGAAAGCCGCCGAGGAATTGAAGAAGGAACAAGAGAGAAAGGCGGCCGAGAGGAGGCGCATCATCGAGGAGCGTTGCGGAAAGCCGAAGAACGTCGACGACGCTAGCGAAG AATCCCTGAAGCGCGTGCTGCGCGAGTACCACAATAGGATCACAGCATTGGAGGATCAAAAATTCGACCTCGAATATGTTGTTAAGAAGAAGGATTACGAG ATCGCGGACTTGAACAGCCAGGTGAACGACCTCCGAGGTAAATT CATGAAACCAACGCTGAAGAAAGTGTCCAAGTACGAGAACAAGTTCGCCAAGCTCCAGAAGAAAGCGGCCGAGTTCAACTTCCGTAACCAGCTTAAACAGGTTAAGAAGAAGGAGTTCACCCTCGAGGAGGAAGACAAGGAG CCCAAGAAGTCCGAGAAGGCAGAGTGGCAGACgaagaaatag
- the TpnI gene encoding troponin I, translating to MADDERKRLEDEKKRKQAETDRKRAEVRARLEEASKAKKAKKGFMTPDRKKKLRLLLRKKAAEELKKEQERKAAERRRIIEERCGKPKNVDDASEESLKRVLREYHNRITALEDQKFDLEYVVKKKDYEIADLNSQVNDLRGKFMKPTLKKVSKYENKFAKLQKKAAEFNFRNQLKQVKKKEFTLEEEDKEKKPDWSKKGEEKKVKEEEVEA from the exons ATGGCGGACGACGAG AGAAAACGTCTCGAGGAT gaaaagaagaggaaacagGCGGAGACGGACAGAAAGAGGGCGGAGGTCCGCGCCCGTCTCGAAGAGGCTTCCAAAGCCAAGAAGGCGAAGAAGGGTTTCATGACCCCTGACAGGAAGAAGAAGCTTAGG TTGTTGCTGCGTAAGAAAGCCGCCGAGGAATTGAAGAAGGAACAAGAGAGAAAGGCGGCCGAGAGGAGGCGCATCATCGAGGAGCGTTGCGGAAAGCCGAAGAACGTCGACGACGCTAGCGAAG AATCCCTGAAGCGCGTGCTGCGCGAGTACCACAATAGGATCACAGCATTGGAGGATCAAAAATTCGACCTCGAATATGTTGTTAAGAAGAAGGATTACGAG ATCGCGGACTTGAACAGCCAGGTGAACGACCTCCGAGGTAAATT CATGAAACCAACGCTGAAGAAAGTGTCCAAGTACGAGAACAAGTTCGCCAAGCTCCAGAAGAAAGCGGCCGAGTTCAACTTCCGTAACCAGCTTAAACAGGTTAAGAAGAAGGAGTTCACCCTCGAGGAGGAAGACAAGGAG